Within Anaerolineales bacterium, the genomic segment CGCACCCGGCAGAATCTTCGGGGAGACTTCCAGGCCGCGCAATCTTCTGTAGAGGCGAATCAATGCGAATGCGATCTTGACCGGGAAATCCGTCAATCGGCGAAACAGGGAATGGGTTTTCCAACTGTGCACTACAACCGCCTTGCCCTGGGGAGCTAACACCCGCCAGAATTCATAGAAAGCGGGCGCATGATCCTGGGGCGGCAGGTGATGGATCGTGTGCAAGGACACAACGCCGTCGAAGATGTCGTCCGCGAAGGGCAGATTGGCGACGTCACCCACGACGAACAGACCGTGATCTCCGATGCGTTTGCGGGCTTCGACCAGGGCTCGGGCGGAGATATCCAAACAAACCCGGTAGCGGAAGCCCTCAGAATACTCGATGTACTCCGGATATTGGATCGGTCCCGATCCGCCATCCAGCAAATAAGTTCCCGCGGAGGGTAGATGCCGTTTGACGCGCAGATGGCAGCGGTGGATGTACTCGCGCACGACGGGACGCAAATCCTCGTAACGCGCGTTCTGATAGATGCCATCCCCGATCTGCTGCCAGCCGATCGCATCATAGAATTCACGCACCTCGTGCTTCACATCCGTGTTGATTTCAGCCGGCAATTCTCACCTCGTGCTCTACAGATTCCCACCGAATCGGCTCGCCCAACAGCGAACGCAGCGTCCGGCCATAACGTTCGAGTGCAGCCGGCTTCAATTGATCCTCCAACGGCCGCTCGGCGACGTCCTGCCAGAAATGCTGCAGGTGCCAGGGGAAAGGCAAGGCGTATTCGAAGAAGTAGCGGTAGGCGTAGCGCTGCGCCAGGGTCACCTGACGTTCATCCAGGCGCGCCTGTAATCCCTCGGCCAGCAAAGCGTCGATCATGGCCAGGTATTCCTCGAAGGTGTTGGGGTCGTAGGTGAAGCCCTTGCCTCGGTAGTGGGTCAAACCGGCCACGACCACCGGGATGCCGCTCATGGCCATTTCCAAACCGACCGTCGTGGTGTAGGCCAATCCAATGTTGGCCACTTCGACCAGGTCGTAGGTGTTGATCTTCGCTTCCGGCGGCACGACGATCACGTGCTCGGGCATTTGCGGCAGGGCAGCCTGCACGATCTCTTCCGAGGGGAAGCCGCCCAGCTGCGGCTCTCCGGGATGGACCCGGATGACCAATTGCGCGTCCGGCCGGTCGGCGAAATAACGCACCGTACGCTCCAGCCAATCCGCCATACCGTCGGTGAACAATTGACGTCCCAACGACATGCTGTCCCCGACCACGTTTGTGCACAGCAGCACGATGGGACGCGTTGGATCCAGCCCAAGGAACGTTCGCGCCGCCTGTGCGCCGCGGCTTTCCTGTGTTTGCCATTGGCGGGAAAAAATCGACCACTTGCGGCCGCTGCGGCGCGCCATGCGCAGCTCGGCCAGCGCCTGCGACTCTTGCTCGGTCAACGGGGTGTCGCCGCGCGCTGCCCACAGGTCATTCGTGTCCTGCATCATGACCTTGCTGCTCTGCGCCATCCAGATCCGCTCTCGATGCTCCCCGAACTCATAAGTGATCACCGGAACGTTCAGGTAATCCACAACGCGATACGCCGTGCCGAATTCCAGAATGCTCCCGTTCGGCAGCATGATCATGTCGTAACGTTTGTCTTTCATCAGTCCGTAGGCGGCCCGCGCCAGGTCGAGGTTCATCCCCTCTCGCAGCAGGTATAGGTCTCGATCTTCGCCTCCCTCGACAACGTCTACCGCCTCCCAACGCCGGATGTACTGCACATCCGTCACGCTTTGCTCATCGATCGAGCGCGCCAGTTCTACAGGTAGATCCGGTTGAGGAAGATCGAGCAGGTCGTAGCAAGACATATACCGGGTAACGGGAGCGAGCACCTGCTTCAGATAAGCCTGCTGGCGGCGCAAATCGAAACGGCCCACGCGCTCGGTCCAGCGCCGGTAGGGCAGATAGGCGAAATCCACGTCGTGCCCCTGTGCGGAGAGCCACAGACCGAACAAGGTGCCGTGTTCAACCCACCAGCTGAAGAAACCAAACACGAGGATGCGCTTCGGCTCCTGCGCTTCCATTTCTCCTCGAGCCCGGGTCACAGAACGCACCCATCCCGGCAGTTCGGCTTGCAAGCGGTCCAGGCGATACCCGCCCGGTATCTCACCGCTCGCCGGACGGATGTGCTGCCAGAGTTCGACGAACAGCGGCACGCGGCCCAGAATGGATTTCATTAAACGTCGTAAACGACTCACGAAGGCTTTTCCTCCATCTGGACGATCTCCCACTGCAGCGCCGGCCGGACCGGGCCGCGGCGGGGTTCCTGCCATTGACTCCCCGGCACGGCCGTCCCGTCCACGCTGAAGGTCAAGGCGTAGGCATCGGTGAAGTACGACTGTACCTGGAACACGCTGGCGTTTACCCCGAGCACAAAAGTTCCTTCATTGAGGAAATATGCGGGAATGTGGCAGCGGCTGGTGTGACGTCCGGCTTTGCGTATGGCGAATTGTTCGTAGCGCTGTGGATCATCCGTATCGAACGAGGTGAAAACGGGCTCGCCGCGGGCAGTGAAAAGGTAGATCCCCGTACGCAGGCCCTGGACGTTTTCTCCCAATTCGTAAGTGAATTCGACGTTGAATCCTTCCTTCGCGAAAACTCGTTCTGCAACCGTACCCCGATCGTTCAGTACACGCAGCGAGACCGGCCGGAAAGGAGCTAAGGACGCCGCGCGGGCATCATCGCTCCAGATGCGCTCTCCCGTTTGCGACAATCCGGAAGTCATGTAGTAATCCACCGCCTCCACCGACGGCGCGCGCATCACGATGTTACCCTTTTCGATCACGATCGTTTCATTGGTGAGCCGCAGGATGGCCGACATGTTGTGACTGACGAACAAAACCGTTCGACCTTCGTGGGCGATGTCGCTCATTTTGCCCAGGCACTTGCGTTGGAACGCCGCGTCGCCGACGGCGAGTACCTCGTCGATCAACAGGATTTCCGGTTCGAGATGTGCGGCGACGGCAAACGCCAGGCGCAGGTACATGCCGCTGGAATAGCGTTTGACCGGCGTGTCGATGAATTTCTCGACCTCCGCAAACGCGACGATGTCGTCGAACCTGCGGCTGATTTCCGCGCGCTTCATGCCCAGAATGGCGCCGTTCAAAAAGATGTTCTCCCGGCCCGTGAGTTCGGGATGAAAGCCCGTGCCGACCTCGAGCAACGATCCCACGCGGCCGCGAATGGCGGCCATCCCCTCCGTGGGTTCGGTGATGCGCGAGAGCAGCTTCAACAGCGTGCTTTTGCCCGCACCGTTGCGTCCGATGATGCCCAACACCTCGCCCTGACGAACTTCGAAGTTGACGTGGCGAAGCGCCCAAATCGAGAGCATTTCATCCGAGTTCCGATTTCCGCGCAAGGAATTGGAGAACCGCCGGAAGGGCGCCTTCGCTGCTCCCAACAGCGTTTCCCGAAGAGTGCGATAACCGGCCACGTGCGGCCCGATGTGATACCGCTTGCCAAGATCCTCGACGCGAATGGCCAGATCACTCATGACGCTTCGGCCCACCGTTCGATCCGCGTCCGGTCTCCGAGGGAAGCTGGTTTCGCGTTATGCGCAGCGGCTCCCGGCGCATCAAACCACATCGGCA encodes:
- a CDS encoding class I SAM-dependent methyltransferase, coding for MPAEINTDVKHEVREFYDAIGWQQIGDGIYQNARYEDLRPVVREYIHRCHLRVKRHLPSAGTYLLDGGSGPIQYPEYIEYSEGFRYRVCLDISARALVEARKRIGDHGLFVVGDVANLPFADDIFDGVVSLHTIHHLPPQDHAPAFYEFWRVLAPQGKAVVVHSWKTHSLFRRLTDFPVKIAFALIRLYRRLRGLEVSPKILPGAEASSKTQELLQASGSYTYSHSYRQLRSELSGLPGLDVRVWRSVSTNFMRAFIHRRLLGRSLLRLMYYLEERAPRFFGRFGQYPMILFEGSSERSDK
- a CDS encoding ABC transporter ATP-binding protein, with product MSDLAIRVEDLGKRYHIGPHVAGYRTLRETLLGAAKAPFRRFSNSLRGNRNSDEMLSIWALRHVNFEVRQGEVLGIIGRNGAGKSTLLKLLSRITEPTEGMAAIRGRVGSLLEVGTGFHPELTGRENIFLNGAILGMKRAEISRRFDDIVAFAEVEKFIDTPVKRYSSGMYLRLAFAVAAHLEPEILLIDEVLAVGDAAFQRKCLGKMSDIAHEGRTVLFVSHNMSAILRLTNETIVIEKGNIVMRAPSVEAVDYYMTSGLSQTGERIWSDDARAASLAPFRPVSLRVLNDRGTVAERVFAKEGFNVEFTYELGENVQGLRTGIYLFTARGEPVFTSFDTDDPQRYEQFAIRKAGRHTSRCHIPAYFLNEGTFVLGVNASVFQVQSYFTDAYALTFSVDGTAVPGSQWQEPRRGPVRPALQWEIVQMEEKPS